A genomic segment from Syntrophotalea acetylenivorans encodes:
- a CDS encoding response regulator transcription factor — protein sequence MTEPVQILIVEDNPRDAEFLEQLVKSWDTPCQINRAHNGLVALKMALESEQPLVISDIQMPEMNGIEFARNLWQHKPEARIVFWSQFKDEMYVRTLSRIVPPETVYGYILKSNTHERIGSAVRTVLLEEQCWIDPEVRKVQGRAGHSQTALSDIEFEALLDISLGLTDNLIAQRRYLSRRGVQSRLNSLYSKLGIDQEQFHSDKFGDAFNLRNRAVALALRRGLINAFELENEEGEFQAWLKRYKSGQGL from the coding sequence ATGACCGAACCGGTGCAAATCCTGATTGTGGAAGATAATCCGCGGGATGCGGAATTTTTGGAACAGCTGGTTAAGTCTTGGGATACCCCCTGCCAGATTAACCGGGCCCATAACGGTCTGGTCGCTCTGAAGATGGCTTTGGAGAGCGAACAGCCGCTGGTTATCAGCGATATTCAGATGCCGGAGATGAATGGCATTGAGTTTGCCCGCAATCTGTGGCAACACAAACCCGAAGCGCGCATCGTTTTCTGGAGTCAGTTTAAAGACGAGATGTATGTGCGTACCCTGTCCCGTATCGTGCCCCCCGAGACGGTCTACGGCTATATCCTCAAGTCCAACACCCATGAACGCATCGGCTCGGCGGTTCGTACAGTCCTTCTTGAAGAGCAGTGCTGGATCGACCCCGAGGTGCGCAAAGTACAGGGGCGGGCCGGTCATAGTCAGACAGCTCTGTCCGATATCGAATTCGAGGCGCTGCTTGATATTTCTCTTGGCTTGACCGACAACCTTATCGCCCAGCGTCGTTACTTGTCCCGTCGGGGAGTGCAGAGTCGCCTCAATTCTCTGTACAGCAAGCTTGGCATCGATCAGGAACAGTTCCATAGCGACAAGTTCGGCGATGCCTTCAACTTGCGTAACCGGGCGGTGGCCCTGGCCCTGCGCCGCGGGCTGATTAATGCCTTTGAGCTGGAAAATGAAGAGGGCGAGTTTCAAGCCTGGCTGAAGCGTTACAAGTCCGGCCAGGGGTTGTAA
- a CDS encoding LutC/YkgG family protein: METLERFITAADRVGARVVRCLDRTALVDYIARHAEGPVLLPDFASGRRLGLAEALRQSGCEVLTEHFRAGAARASAGVTGANFALADTGTVVLDSTDEALRLASTLPQRHFVILDPRKILPDGLAAVGPLRALQRRRSPDFIAFITGPSRTADIERVLTIGVHGPAELHILLLEGVSEDPLES, encoded by the coding sequence ATGGAAACTCTCGAACGTTTTATCACTGCTGCTGACCGGGTCGGAGCCCGGGTGGTGCGCTGCCTTGACCGGACTGCTTTGGTCGATTATATCGCTCGCCATGCCGAAGGTCCGGTTCTGCTGCCGGACTTTGCTTCTGGCCGGCGCTTAGGGTTGGCCGAAGCACTCCGCCAATCTGGTTGCGAGGTGTTGACGGAGCATTTTCGCGCCGGTGCGGCCCGGGCCAGTGCCGGAGTAACCGGGGCCAATTTTGCCCTGGCCGATACCGGCACGGTGGTCCTCGACAGCACTGACGAAGCGCTGCGTCTTGCCAGTACCCTGCCTCAACGCCATTTCGTGATTCTCGACCCCCGCAAAATTCTGCCTGACGGCCTGGCTGCAGTGGGGCCATTGCGGGCACTGCAGAGACGCCGGAGCCCAGATTTCATCGCCTTTATTACCGGTCCGAGCCGCACCGCCGATATCGAGCGGGTGTTGACCATCGGTGTGCATGGCCCTGCAGAATTACACATTCTGCTGTTGGAAGGGGTCTCCGAAGATCCCCTGGAAAGCTGA
- the ldhH gene encoding L-lactate dehydrogenase (quinone) large subunit LdhH, translated as MSRQRSRDYRARIDVALGATRQQDALHRFGDAYLEAREQAMADLDFEAQREAIAKLKDEVGLHRRQYLDQFIELAEKAGAHVFQAADASVANDYIVELARRRGAKLAVKSKSMASEEVGLNQALREAGVEALETDLGEWIVQLAGQRPSHMVMPAIHMFRDEVAALFGQVTGQAEPADIEHLVAVARQQLRDKFLQADMGISGANLAVAETGSLALVTNEGNARLVATLPPVHVVLVGIDKLVPTLEDAMRVLQVLPRSATAQALTSYVSWIRGPVPQEGAAKELHIVLLDNGRSALGEAADCKDALRCLRCGACANVCPVYQTIGGHVFGRTYVGAIGVVLTAFFEGLEPAAELVKACIGCRACAAICPAKIDLEEIILKLRRRIGDQEGLGLGKSLLFRKVLRNRRLFHTLLRSAARLQKPLTGNRGSIRHLPLHFSSLTEWRTLPAIADKPLRDLMPAVDEQLQAPRLRVALFAGCATDFVHPQIGLSLVAVLNRCNIAVTLPQGQSCCGIPALYSGDRQTAMELARQNVRELLADDPDAVITTCPTCTAALKQHFVELLQDDGDYAEAARRLAAITFDAAAFVAEQQSDLSAADNRGVVTYHDSCHLKRGCGVWQEPRQLLARAGWQLVEMERADRCCGFGGSYSFASHPEISREITKDKINSILRSGADVVAVDCPGCLIMLRGALEKRGLPQRVAHTMELLSEASDTGSDGDE; from the coding sequence ATGAGCCGTCAACGCAGTCGTGATTATCGAGCTCGCATCGATGTCGCCCTGGGTGCCACCCGCCAGCAGGACGCTCTGCACCGTTTTGGCGACGCCTATCTGGAAGCTCGCGAGCAGGCCATGGCCGACCTTGATTTTGAGGCTCAGCGTGAGGCGATTGCCAAACTCAAGGATGAAGTGGGTCTTCATCGCCGGCAGTATCTCGATCAGTTCATTGAGCTAGCCGAAAAGGCCGGCGCTCACGTGTTCCAAGCCGCCGATGCGTCGGTCGCCAACGACTATATCGTTGAGTTGGCCCGCCGTCGTGGCGCCAAGCTGGCAGTGAAGAGTAAGAGCATGGCCAGTGAAGAAGTCGGACTCAATCAGGCCCTGCGCGAAGCAGGCGTCGAAGCCCTGGAGACCGATCTTGGCGAGTGGATTGTACAGCTCGCCGGTCAGCGGCCGAGCCATATGGTGATGCCGGCTATTCATATGTTCCGCGATGAGGTAGCGGCCCTGTTCGGCCAGGTAACTGGTCAGGCGGAGCCTGCTGATATCGAACACCTGGTGGCTGTGGCTCGGCAGCAATTGCGGGATAAATTTTTGCAAGCCGATATGGGCATCAGTGGTGCCAATCTGGCGGTTGCTGAAACTGGGTCTCTGGCGTTGGTGACCAACGAGGGCAATGCCCGGTTGGTCGCGACTTTGCCGCCAGTGCATGTGGTGCTGGTCGGCATCGACAAGTTGGTGCCCACCCTTGAGGATGCCATGCGTGTTTTGCAGGTTCTGCCCCGCAGTGCTACAGCTCAAGCTCTGACCTCCTACGTCAGTTGGATTCGTGGCCCGGTGCCTCAGGAAGGGGCAGCCAAGGAGCTGCACATCGTGTTGCTCGATAATGGACGCAGCGCCTTGGGCGAGGCTGCCGATTGCAAGGATGCTTTGCGTTGTCTCCGCTGCGGTGCCTGTGCCAACGTGTGTCCCGTGTACCAGACCATCGGCGGTCATGTCTTTGGTCGCACCTATGTCGGCGCTATCGGAGTTGTGTTAACGGCCTTTTTCGAGGGTTTGGAGCCGGCTGCTGAACTGGTGAAGGCTTGTATCGGATGCCGAGCTTGTGCCGCAATCTGTCCCGCCAAAATTGACCTGGAAGAAATCATTCTAAAGCTGCGCCGCCGCATCGGTGATCAGGAAGGCCTCGGCCTCGGCAAGTCTCTGCTCTTTCGCAAGGTGTTGCGCAACCGGCGGTTGTTTCATACGCTCTTGCGCAGCGCGGCTCGTTTGCAAAAGCCGCTCACGGGAAACCGGGGCAGTATTCGTCATCTGCCTTTGCACTTCTCTTCCCTCACCGAGTGGAGAACCCTGCCGGCCATTGCCGACAAGCCCTTGCGTGATCTTATGCCTGCGGTAGACGAGCAGCTTCAAGCCCCCCGCCTGCGGGTTGCTCTCTTCGCCGGCTGTGCCACCGACTTTGTGCATCCGCAAATCGGCCTCTCCCTTGTCGCTGTTCTTAACCGCTGCAATATTGCCGTGACACTGCCTCAAGGCCAATCTTGCTGTGGAATCCCAGCGCTCTACAGCGGCGACAGGCAGACGGCCATGGAGTTGGCTCGGCAGAATGTTCGGGAGTTGCTGGCCGATGATCCCGATGCGGTAATTACTACCTGCCCGACCTGTACCGCGGCCCTTAAACAGCATTTTGTCGAATTGTTGCAAGACGATGGGGATTATGCCGAGGCGGCCCGGCGACTGGCGGCCATCACTTTCGATGCGGCGGCCTTTGTTGCAGAGCAACAGTCGGATTTGTCAGCGGCGGACAATCGAGGTGTCGTGACCTATCACGATTCTTGTCACCTCAAGCGCGGGTGCGGCGTCTGGCAGGAGCCGCGGCAGTTGTTGGCCAGGGCTGGCTGGCAGTTGGTGGAGATGGAGCGGGCCGATCGTTGTTGTGGTTTTGGCGGCAGCTATTCCTTTGCCAGTCATCCGGAAATTAGTCGTGAAATTACCAAGGACAAGATCAATTCCATTTTACGCAGCGGCGCCGATGTGGTGGCTGTTGACTGCCCCGGTTGCCTGATTATGCTACGGGGGGCCCTGGAAAAACGCGGTTTGCCGCAACGGGTAGCTCATACTATGGAGTTGCTCAGCGAGGCTTCGGACACAGGGAGTGATGGGGACGAGTGA
- a CDS encoding DUF2061 domain-containing protein produces the protein MESTRRSIVKALSWRVLATAITTGLIYVVTGEGEFAASIGLADTLCKLFIYFGHERIWNRIPFGRPEREPEYFI, from the coding sequence ATGGAGTCGACACGGCGCAGTATTGTTAAAGCACTTTCCTGGAGGGTGCTGGCTACGGCCATTACCACGGGCCTTATTTATGTCGTTACCGGCGAGGGCGAGTTTGCCGCCAGTATCGGTTTGGCGGATACCCTGTGCAAGTTGTTCATCTACTTTGGCCACGAGCGGATATGGAACCGCATCCCCTTCGGCCGACCGGAGCGGGAACCGGAATATTTCATCTGA
- a CDS encoding phosphoadenylyl-sulfate reductase — MSQPSQQTASLPQLAADAQAEQILAAGIAAATGPVTLACSFSVEDVVLIDILHKVAREVRVFALDTGRLNEETYEVAEALLERYALSIDWYFPERQAVEQLEREKGLFSFRASLDNRHECCRIRKVEPLRRALSGKGGWITGLRRAQSVTRTELASIEVDQANGGLLKINPLLNWSDEQVWDYAKEHRLPVNRLHRQGYPSIGCAPCTRPVREGEHPRAGRWWWENPEHKECGLHR, encoded by the coding sequence ATGTCTCAACCCTCGCAACAAACAGCAAGCTTGCCGCAATTGGCGGCTGATGCCCAAGCGGAGCAGATCCTCGCTGCGGGTATCGCTGCCGCCACCGGTCCCGTGACCCTGGCCTGTTCCTTCAGTGTCGAGGACGTAGTGCTTATCGATATCCTGCATAAAGTGGCTCGGGAAGTGAGGGTGTTTGCCCTCGATACCGGTCGTCTTAACGAAGAAACCTACGAGGTGGCCGAGGCACTGCTTGAACGCTATGCATTGAGCATCGACTGGTATTTTCCAGAGCGCCAGGCGGTGGAACAGCTGGAACGGGAGAAGGGACTTTTTTCCTTCCGTGCCAGTCTCGACAATCGTCACGAGTGCTGCCGTATTCGCAAGGTCGAGCCCTTGCGTCGCGCCTTGAGCGGCAAAGGAGGGTGGATCACAGGCCTGCGCCGAGCGCAGAGCGTAACCCGCACCGAGCTTGCGTCCATCGAGGTCGACCAGGCAAACGGTGGCCTGCTGAAGATCAACCCGTTGCTCAACTGGAGTGACGAGCAGGTCTGGGACTATGCCAAAGAGCACCGCCTGCCGGTCAATCGCCTGCATCGTCAGGGCTATCCTTCCATCGGCTGCGCTCCCTGTACCCGGCCAGTTCGGGAAGGGGAGCATCCCCGCGCGGGACGCTGGTGGTGGGAGAATCCGGAACATAAAGAGTGCGGCCTCCACCGATAG
- the cysD gene encoding sulfate adenylyltransferase subunit CysD, whose translation MEKIMTHLEQLEAESIHIIREVAAEFENPVMLYSVGKDSAVMLHLARKAFYPARPPFPLMHVDTTWKFREMIEFRDRIAAEYGFDLLVHVNQEGVDQGIDPFVHGSAVHTDVMKTEGLKQALDKYKFDAAFGGARRDEEKSRAKERIFSFRTASHRWDPKNQRPELWNVYNARVQPGESIRAFPLSNWTELDVWQYIHLENIPIVPLYLAKERPVVERDGMLILVDDDRLKLHPGEQVQTKSVRFRTLGCYPLTGAVESTAATLPEVIQEMLLTRTSERQGRVIDHDQSGSMEKKKQEGYF comes from the coding sequence ATGGAGAAGATCATGACTCACCTGGAACAGTTGGAAGCGGAAAGTATCCACATCATTCGCGAAGTCGCAGCCGAATTCGAGAATCCGGTAATGCTCTATTCGGTGGGCAAGGATTCGGCGGTCATGCTGCACCTGGCACGCAAGGCCTTCTACCCGGCCCGGCCGCCTTTTCCGCTGATGCATGTGGATACCACCTGGAAGTTCCGGGAGATGATCGAATTTCGCGACCGCATCGCGGCCGAATATGGTTTTGATCTTCTGGTTCACGTCAACCAGGAAGGGGTGGATCAGGGAATCGATCCCTTTGTTCACGGCTCGGCGGTGCATACTGACGTGATGAAAACCGAGGGTCTCAAACAGGCTCTCGATAAGTACAAATTCGATGCGGCATTCGGCGGCGCCCGGCGGGACGAAGAGAAGTCCAGGGCCAAGGAGCGGATTTTTTCCTTTCGCACCGCCAGCCACCGCTGGGATCCGAAGAACCAACGCCCCGAGTTGTGGAATGTTTACAACGCCCGGGTTCAGCCCGGCGAGAGCATTCGGGCCTTTCCGCTCTCCAATTGGACCGAGCTCGACGTGTGGCAGTATATCCACCTGGAAAATATTCCGATCGTGCCCCTCTATCTGGCCAAAGAGCGGCCGGTCGTGGAGCGAGATGGAATGCTGATATTGGTAGACGATGATCGCCTCAAGTTGCACCCCGGCGAGCAGGTACAGACAAAGTCGGTTCGCTTTCGCACTCTCGGCTGTTACCCCTTGACCGGGGCGGTGGAATCGACGGCTGCCACCCTGCCGGAAGTCATTCAGGAGATGCTTCTGACCCGCACTTCGGAGCGGCAGGGCCGAGTCATCGATCATGATCAGAGTGGATCCATGGAGAAAAAGAAGCAGGAGGGATATTTCTAA
- the cysN gene encoding sulfate adenylyltransferase subunit CysN — protein sequence MAHQSELIAEDIHAYLKSQEEKGLLRFITCGSVDDGKSTLIGRLLWDSKMVFEDQLAALSADSKRVGTQGENIDYALLLDGLQAEREQGITIDVAYRYFSTDKRKFIVADTPGHEQYTRNMVTGASTAQVAVILIDARKGILTQTRRHSYLVSLVGIRRVVLAVNKMDLVDYSAERFEAIREEYQRFASGLGFEDITAIPISALEGDNVLHVSERTPWYEGPGLLEHLESVQIEDCAVNRPFRLPVQWVNRPDLDFRGFCGTIVSGTIRPGDPVVVSSSGQTSRVARIVTLGGDLPQAVAGQAVTLTLTDEIDISRGDLLAAPGQRPAQSDQLEAHLAWLHEQPLAPGRSYLLKTAAGTAPAQVRQIKHKIDVNTLQQLSADALELNEVGLCQITVSKDIAFDPYRDNDGTGSFILIDRLSNATVAAGMIHRALSKSTTENGRFQPLGKEARAALKGQQPKVVWFSGPLDESVSELPQQLESRLHSLGRHTCLLDGEKLRDTLGCDLDDQAHLQRVAEVARLMTEAGLIVLVVAAAPPSLVEGLNGDQFAGGELLHIYPCAREQDDDAVIKDHVFPLGEQVERLLERIAA from the coding sequence ATGGCACATCAATCGGAACTTATAGCTGAAGATATTCATGCCTACCTGAAAAGTCAGGAAGAGAAGGGGTTGCTGCGTTTCATCACCTGCGGCAGTGTTGACGACGGCAAGAGTACCCTTATTGGTCGCTTGCTTTGGGATTCAAAGATGGTTTTCGAGGATCAGTTGGCTGCTTTGAGCGCCGACAGTAAGCGGGTCGGCACCCAGGGAGAGAATATCGATTATGCCCTGTTGCTCGACGGGCTTCAGGCCGAGCGGGAGCAGGGTATCACCATCGATGTGGCTTACCGCTACTTTTCCACCGACAAGCGTAAATTTATCGTTGCCGATACTCCCGGTCATGAACAATACACCCGCAATATGGTCACCGGTGCCTCGACGGCTCAGGTCGCGGTGATCCTGATCGATGCCCGCAAGGGCATTTTGACCCAGACCCGGCGCCACAGTTACCTGGTTTCTCTGGTCGGCATCCGTAGGGTGGTGCTGGCGGTCAATAAAATGGATCTGGTCGATTACAGCGCGGAACGTTTCGAGGCCATCCGCGAGGAATACCAGCGTTTCGCCTCCGGGCTGGGTTTCGAAGATATTACCGCAATCCCGATTTCGGCTCTGGAGGGGGATAATGTGCTGCACGTTAGTGAGCGGACCCCTTGGTACGAAGGGCCGGGTTTGCTGGAGCATTTGGAGTCGGTACAAATCGAAGATTGCGCAGTCAATCGACCCTTTCGCCTGCCGGTACAGTGGGTCAATCGACCTGATCTGGATTTTCGCGGGTTTTGCGGAACCATCGTCTCCGGTACGATTCGTCCGGGCGATCCGGTGGTGGTGAGCAGTTCCGGTCAGACCAGCCGCGTGGCGCGCATTGTCACGCTGGGTGGGGACTTGCCGCAGGCCGTCGCAGGCCAGGCAGTGACCCTGACCTTAACTGATGAGATAGATATCAGTCGCGGCGATTTACTGGCTGCTCCCGGGCAGCGACCGGCTCAAAGCGATCAACTCGAAGCCCATCTGGCCTGGCTGCACGAACAGCCTCTGGCTCCCGGTCGTAGCTATTTGCTCAAAACCGCAGCGGGCACCGCTCCCGCCCAGGTGCGGCAGATCAAGCACAAGATCGATGTCAATACGCTGCAGCAACTCTCTGCCGATGCTTTGGAACTCAACGAAGTGGGTTTGTGTCAGATCACGGTGAGCAAAGACATCGCCTTTGATCCTTATCGCGACAACGACGGCACGGGCAGTTTTATCCTCATCGATCGTCTGAGTAACGCAACGGTGGCCGCCGGAATGATTCACCGGGCTTTGTCGAAATCCACTACTGAGAACGGAAGGTTTCAGCCGTTGGGTAAGGAAGCTCGAGCGGCTCTTAAAGGCCAGCAACCCAAGGTGGTATGGTTTAGCGGTCCCCTTGATGAGTCCGTCTCCGAGTTGCCGCAACAGCTGGAGAGCAGACTGCATAGCCTGGGACGTCATACCTGCCTTCTCGATGGAGAAAAACTGAGGGACACTCTTGGTTGTGATCTGGACGACCAGGCCCATCTGCAACGGGTTGCGGAGGTTGCCCGGTTGATGACTGAGGCAGGCCTGATTGTTCTGGTGGTTGCCGCTGCACCACCAAGTCTGGTTGAAGGTTTAAACGGTGATCAGTTTGCTGGCGGAGAGTTGTTGCATATCTACCCCTGTGCCAGGGAACAGGACGATGATGCGGTTATTAAGGACCATGTTTTCCCTCTGGGAGAACAAGTGGAGAGACTGCTGGAAAGGATAGCTGCCTAA
- a CDS encoding nitrite/sulfite reductase — translation MNHSIDYRTLKINGIYQSNAAGDLMLRIKLPAGLLSAVQATVVADLAEEFSGETLHLTCRGNIELHGLRGENIAQVFRRLQAVGLTSRGACGGAVRAVACSTDGGNFDRIQMLVERLHRYFTGNPHFEGLPKKFKMAVENGYQGARHLCQDLALVYLGREGDRELCDLWVAGGLGRQPQEAFLLANRVPIERLLPMVEGVIRVYQQHASAGKRLKHLLAEIGEQEFRSLLSKETTGTAPLPLATPLDDQFGVSIAPGTNGWVELPAPGAQLASGDLRKVAAIADASGDGFLAISREQNLLVSLGAGVDEPRLRTALQQLGLPSDEAFLRCRVCPGSHDCPKGLVATRDLLGQIEKVLGTQSRAQSWAISGCPNGCSQPQLADYGIVGTKKATEKQEARYDLLRRDGEGFGQPLHIGLSEAELLVRLAELG, via the coding sequence ATGAATCACTCCATCGATTATCGAACTCTCAAGATAAATGGTATTTATCAGTCAAACGCCGCCGGCGATCTGATGTTGAGGATCAAGCTGCCGGCCGGTTTACTCTCGGCTGTGCAGGCTACGGTTGTGGCCGATCTTGCTGAAGAATTCAGTGGCGAAACGTTGCATCTGACCTGTCGTGGCAATATAGAACTGCACGGCTTGCGTGGCGAAAATATTGCGCAGGTATTCCGACGCCTGCAGGCCGTCGGCCTGACCAGCCGGGGCGCCTGTGGTGGTGCAGTGCGGGCGGTAGCCTGCAGTACAGATGGCGGCAATTTCGACCGTATTCAAATGCTGGTGGAGCGCTTGCATCGGTATTTTACCGGCAATCCCCATTTTGAAGGCCTGCCGAAAAAATTCAAGATGGCGGTAGAAAACGGATACCAGGGGGCTCGCCATCTCTGTCAGGATTTGGCGCTCGTTTATCTCGGCCGGGAAGGAGATCGGGAATTATGTGATCTGTGGGTGGCCGGCGGCCTCGGTCGTCAGCCGCAGGAGGCCTTCCTGTTGGCGAATCGAGTGCCGATAGAGCGATTGCTGCCCATGGTTGAAGGGGTAATCCGCGTCTATCAGCAGCATGCATCGGCCGGCAAGCGCCTCAAGCATTTGTTGGCAGAGATCGGCGAACAGGAGTTTCGTTCTCTGTTGTCCAAAGAAACCACCGGCACGGCGCCTCTGCCGCTGGCCACTCCCCTCGACGATCAGTTCGGAGTATCTATCGCGCCGGGCACCAATGGTTGGGTTGAGCTGCCGGCCCCGGGGGCACAGTTGGCGAGTGGCGATTTACGCAAGGTCGCGGCCATCGCTGATGCGTCAGGCGACGGTTTTCTGGCAATCAGCCGCGAACAAAACCTGCTGGTTTCCCTCGGCGCTGGTGTCGATGAACCGAGGTTGCGCACCGCTCTGCAACAGCTCGGGCTGCCCTCAGACGAAGCGTTTCTGCGGTGCCGGGTCTGTCCCGGTAGCCACGACTGTCCCAAGGGGTTGGTGGCGACCCGTGATCTGCTCGGCCAAATTGAAAAAGTTTTGGGAACGCAAAGTCGGGCGCAAAGCTGGGCCATCTCCGGTTGCCCCAACGGCTGCTCACAGCCGCAACTGGCCGACTATGGGATTGTTGGCACTAAAAAGGCGACGGAGAAGCAGGAAGCCCGTTATGATCTGCTGCGCCGGGATGGCGAGGGGTTTGGTCAACCGCTGCACATCGGGCTGAGCGAAGCTGAGTTGCTGGTGCGGCTTGCCGAGCTGGGCTGA
- a CDS encoding metal ABC transporter permease, whose product MEDLLHALVSQTFMQNALIGGLLASVACGIAGSYVVVKRIGYMAGGIAHAVLGGMGLAYFLGRNPVAGAIITALLAALVIGIVGIYWQKQEDTAISALWAVGMAAGVLFISATPGYNVDLMSYLFGNILMIPRHNLYLIFWLDLGIVLFVLLFYKQLLAVSFDEEFAELRQVPVKLFSLLLLCLVALTVVILIQVVGLIMVIALLALPAAIAGQFVKALGKMMIVAMILGLLFTSGGLAVSYQYDLPSGAVTVLLTGLAYLLATVGKAAWHQWQLRRRAA is encoded by the coding sequence ATGGAAGACCTCCTACACGCCCTGGTTTCCCAGACCTTCATGCAAAACGCACTGATCGGTGGCCTGCTGGCCAGTGTCGCATGCGGCATCGCCGGCTCCTACGTGGTGGTCAAGCGCATCGGCTACATGGCCGGCGGCATCGCCCATGCAGTACTCGGCGGCATGGGCCTGGCCTATTTCCTTGGGCGCAACCCGGTGGCCGGTGCCATCATCACGGCCCTCTTGGCAGCCCTGGTTATCGGTATCGTCGGTATCTACTGGCAAAAACAGGAAGACACGGCTATCAGTGCCCTGTGGGCAGTAGGCATGGCCGCCGGGGTATTGTTCATCTCGGCTACCCCCGGTTACAACGTCGACTTGATGAGTTATCTGTTCGGCAACATCCTGATGATTCCCCGGCACAACCTCTACCTGATCTTCTGGCTCGACCTCGGCATCGTACTGTTTGTGCTTCTCTTCTACAAACAGTTGCTGGCGGTCTCCTTCGATGAAGAGTTCGCTGAACTGCGCCAGGTTCCGGTCAAGCTCTTTTCCCTGTTGCTGCTCTGCCTGGTGGCCCTGACGGTAGTCATCCTGATTCAGGTGGTCGGCCTGATCATGGTCATCGCCCTGCTTGCCCTGCCGGCGGCCATCGCAGGTCAGTTTGTCAAAGCCTTGGGGAAAATGATGATCGTGGCCATGATTCTCGGACTCCTCTTCACCAGCGGCGGCCTGGCCGTCTCCTACCAGTACGATCTGCCGTCAGGGGCCGTAACGGTGCTGCTCACCGGGCTTGCTTACCTGCTGGCCACCGTCGGTAAGGCCGCATGGCACCAATGGCAGTTGCGGCGCAGGGCGGCCTGA
- a CDS encoding metal ABC transporter ATP-binding protein — MSEPIIILDGVYFRYNELSVLEDICLTIRDKDFLGIVGPNGSGKSTLLKLILGLLAPQKGTIEIFGSSPAEARLKIGYVPQFATFDRNFPISVLNTVLQGRLGKTRTLFGYTRQDREAARQALAEVEILDLEQRPLTALSGGQLQRVLIARALACNPEVLILDEPTAHIDPKVEEGVFELLKRLNERLTVIVVSHDVGFITRYITRVACLNRRLVCHPAAELTGKMIEELYGGPLKVVQHDTLIHGHD, encoded by the coding sequence ATGAGCGAACCGATCATCATCCTCGACGGCGTTTATTTTCGCTATAACGAATTGTCGGTATTGGAAGACATCTGTCTGACCATCCGGGATAAAGACTTTCTCGGCATAGTCGGTCCCAACGGCAGCGGTAAGAGCACCCTGCTGAAGTTGATTCTCGGCCTCTTGGCCCCGCAGAAGGGAACCATCGAGATTTTCGGCAGCAGCCCTGCAGAGGCACGGCTGAAGATCGGCTATGTACCCCAGTTTGCCACTTTTGACCGTAACTTTCCGATCAGCGTATTGAATACGGTATTGCAGGGTCGACTCGGCAAGACCCGGACATTGTTCGGCTACACTCGCCAGGACCGGGAAGCCGCCCGGCAGGCTCTGGCCGAGGTGGAAATCCTCGACCTGGAACAACGGCCTCTGACGGCCCTGTCCGGCGGTCAATTGCAGCGGGTGCTCATCGCCCGCGCTTTGGCGTGCAATCCAGAGGTGCTGATCCTCGATGAACCGACAGCCCATATCGACCCGAAGGTCGAAGAGGGGGTTTTCGAACTGCTCAAACGCCTCAACGAGCGATTGACCGTCATCGTCGTTTCCCACGACGTCGGATTCATCACCCGCTACATCACCCGGGTCGCCTGCCTCAACCGCCGGTTGGTCTGTCACCCCGCAGCGGAGCTAACCGGCAAAATGATCGAAGAATTGTACGGTGGCCCTCTCAAGGTGGTACAACACGACACCCTGATTCACGGCCACGATTAA